In a single window of the Neodiprion virginianus isolate iyNeoVirg1 chromosome 1, iyNeoVirg1.1, whole genome shotgun sequence genome:
- the LOC124302977 gene encoding uncharacterized protein LOC124302977 — translation MLFSIGLFFTLIAGLLYGLHYSVRGGRKGELIDKIPGPYAWPFVGNVFKFLVPLEEFWNIGHRINWEFYPINRIWSIDIPHVNLYHPDDVEAILTSMKHIKKSVFYSFIHPWLGTGLLTSEGSKWHTRRRILTPAFHFNVLQQFMAIFNEQSEKLVKSLCLEGDEVVDDLVHLLHKFTLNSICETAMGATSEVNGQVQNEYRSCVSKMGDITLYRMLRPWWHSNWMFKFSQKFKCQVRALKVLHGFSTNIINERKRYHDETGGQFLQGLGGDGDPGVYSFEDKNFKSRRRLTMLDLLISSSKREGSIDDEGIREEVDTFIFEGHDTTAMAICFTLMLLAENKQIQDEARAEVDEVFEGKKDEKLSMREVQGLAYLERCIKESLRLFPSVPFVSRHISEDLQLKNYLVPGGTVVNVHIYDLHRDPNFWPDPLVFDPDRFLPEQSQGRHPFAFVPFSAGPRNCIGQKFAMLELKVLVAHFLHNFYLEPLDFSRDVRILPDLVLRPSKPIRLKFVPRSHSNQVDCGKHSLGFYHLSSPDLMVGETMFLSIALFFTLVAGLLYGLHYSIHGSRKGELVDKIPGPYAWPIIGNILTFQVPLDELWNLVRKLNRDYYPIHRLWSISVPVVTAYHPDDVEVLFSNIRHIEKSFIYKFLHPWLGAGLLTSTGKKWHERRKILTPAFHFNVLQQFMAIFNEQSEKLVKSLCLEGDEVVDDLVHLLHKFTLNSICETAMGATSDLNGQVQNEYRSCVSEMGDITLYRIVRPWWHLDWMFKFSRKFKEQVRALKVLHGFSTNIINERKRYHDETGGRFLKGLGRDSESSIYGFDDESVKGKRRLAMLDLLISASRREDSINDEGIREEVDTFVFEGHDTTAMALCFALLLLAENKHIQDKARAEVDEVFEGKKDEKLSMREVQGLAYLERCIKESLRLFPSVPLVSRHISEDLQLKNYLVPGGTVVNVHIYDLHRDPNFWPDPLVFDPDRFLPEQSQGRHPFAFVPFSAGPRNCIGQKFAMLELKVLVAHFLHNFYLEPLDFSCDVKIVSDLVIRLTKPVRMKFVSRSEKNHNIKKYFLLGYFSPRQRRVCSHSCSYVQMHYLTIADACSCAFTASARWSSTSEGYSSIAGVLYGLHYLVRGGRRGELIDKIPGPHAWPFIGNILIFLVSHAELWNLSRRLNKEYYPINRVWSVKAPVVNVFHPDDVEALISSTKHIEKSTLYSFLHPWLGTGLLTSKGKKWHERRKILTPAFHFNVLQQFVAIFNEQSEKLVKSLCLEGDEVVDDLVHLLHKFTLNSICETAMGATSELNGQVQNEYRFCVSKMGDITLYRMLRPWWHSNWMFKFSQKFKCQVRALKVLHGFSTNIINERKRYHDETGGQFLQGLGGDGDPGIYSFDDENVKGKGRPAMLDLLISASRREGSIDDEGIREEVDTFIFEGHDTTAMALCFTLMLLAENEDIQEKARIEVDEVFEGKEDEKLSMREVQGLAYLERCIKESLRLFPSVPFVSRHISEDLQLKKYVVPGGTIVHVHIFDVHRDPNFWPDPLVFDPDRFLPEQSQGRHPFAFVPFSAGPRNCIGQKFAMLELKVLVAHFLHNFYLEPLDFSRDVRILPDLVLRPSKPIRLKFVPRLQSD, via the exons atgttgtttaGTATCGGACTATTTTTTACCCTGATCGCGGGACTTCTTTACGGATTGCACTACTCGGTTCGCGGAGGCAGAAAAGGCGAACTGATCGACAAAATTCCCGGGCCATACGCTTGGCCGTTCGTTGGCAATGTTTTCAAGTTTTTGGTACCCCTAG AGGAATTTTGGAACATAGGTCACAGGATAAACTGGGAATTCTACCCCATTAATCGGATTTGGAGCATCGATATTCCACACGTGAACCTTTATCATCCCGACGACGTCGAG GCCATACTTACAAGCATGAAGCACATAAAAAAAAGCGTTTTCTACAGTTTTATTCATCCGTGGCTCGGTACCGGTCTTCTGACCAGCGAAG GGTCGAAGTGGCACACGCGAAGAAGAATCCTCACGCCGGCTTTTCACTTCAACGTACTGCAACAATTCATGGCGATTTTCAACGAGCAGAGCGAGAAGCTCGTGAAATCGCTTTGCCTCGAGGGAGACGAAGTCGTCGACGATCTCGTCCACCTTCTCCACAAATTCACGCTCAACTCGATTTGCG AAACCGCGATGGGCGCGACATCGGAGGTGAATGGGCAAGTTCAGAACGAATACAGATCTTGCGTTTCGAAAATGGGAGACATAACGCTTTACCG AATGCTAAGGCCTTGGTGGCACTCAAACTGGATGTTCAAGTTTTCCCAAAAGTTCAAATGTCAAGTTCGAGCGCTCAAAGTTCTTCACGGTTTTTCAACAAAT ATCATCAACGAGCGTAAACGATATCACGACGAGACCGGAGGTCAATTTTTACAAGGACTCGGCGGTGATGGAGATCCGGGTGTCTACAGTTtcgaagataaaaatttcaaga GCAGACGGCGCTTGACTATGCTGGATCTTCTGATCTCATCTTCCAAGCGTGAGGGCAGCATAGACGACGAAGGAATCAGGGAAGAAGTTGACACTTTTATATTCGAG GGTCACGACACGACCGCTATGGCGATATGTTTCACGTTGATGCTGCTAGCGGAAAACAAACAGATTCAG GACGAAGCGAGAGCTGAAGTCGACGAGGTATTCGAAGGAAAGAAAGACGAGAAATTGTCAATGCGCGAAGTCCAGGGCTTGGCCTATCTGGAAAGATGCATCAAAGAATCTCTGCGATTGTTTCCAAGTGTGCCGTTCGTATCTCGTCACATATCCGAAGACCTGCAACTCA agaACTATTTGGTGCCCGGAGGGACGGTCGTTAACGTTCACATTTACGACCTACACAGAGATCCCAACTTTTGGCCAGACCCTTTAGTCTTTGATCCGGACAGATTTTTACCCGAACAATCGCAAGGACGTCATCCGTTCGCCTTCGTGCCTTTCAGCGCTGGACCGCGAAACTGCATCG GTCAGAAATTTGCGATGCTGGAATTGAAGGTGCTGGTGGCGCATTTCTTGCACAATTTCTATTTGGAGCCGCTCGATTTTTCACGCGATGTACGAATCCTTCCCGACTTGGTTCTACGACCATCAAAGCCTATCCGCCTGAAATTTGTCCCGAGATCGCACAGTAATCAAGTTGACTGTGGAAAACACTCGCTTGGATTTTA TCACCTCTCATCACCCGATCTGATGGTCGGTGAAACAATGTTCTTGAGCATCGCGCTATTTTTTACCCTGGTCGCGGGACTTCTTTACGGATTGCACTACTCGATTCATGGAAGCAGGAAAGGTGAACTCGTCGATAAAATTCCTGGACCATACGCTTGGCCGATCATTGGCAACATTCTCACCTTCCAGGTACCCCTGG ATGAATTATGGAACCTGGTTCGTAAGTTGAACAGGGATTATTACCCCATTCATCGACTTTGGAGCATCAGCGTTCCAGTCGTGACTGCTTATCATCCGGATGACGTAGAG gttttattttcaaacatacGGCACatcgaaaaaagtttcatatACAAATTTCTTCATCCATGGCTAGGAGCCGGTCTTTTAACCAGCACAG GGAAAAAATGGCACGAACGAAGGAAAATCCTCACGCCAGCTTTTCACTTCAACGTACTGCAACAATTCATGGCGATTTTCAACGAGCAGAGCGAGAAGCTCGTGAAATCGCTTTGCCTCGAGGGAGACGAAGTCGTCGACGATCTCGTCCACCTTCTCCACAAATTCACGCTCAACTCGATTTGCG AAACCGCGATGGGCGCGACGTCGGACTTGAATGGGCAAGTTCAGAACGAATACAGATCTTGCGTTTCGGAAATGGGAGACATAACGCTTTACCG AATAGTCCGACCTTGGTGGCACTTGGACTGGATGTTCAAGTTTTCGCGAAAATTCAAAGAACAAGTTCGAGCGCTCAAAGTTCTTCACGGTTTCTCGACAAAT ATCATCAACGAGCGTAAACGATATCACGACGAGACCGGAGGTCGATTTCTAAAAGGACTTGGCCGTGATAGCGAGTCGAGTATCTACGGCTTCGACGACGAAAGTGTCAAGG GCAAACGACGTTTGGCTATGCTGGATCTACTTATCTCAGCTTCCAGGCGTGAAGACAGCATAAACGACGAAGGAATCAGAGAAGAAGTCGATACTTTCGTATTCGAG GGACACGACACGACCGCTATGGCGCTATGTTTCGCGCTATTGCTGCTAGCCGAAAACAAACACATTCAG GACAAAGCGAGAGCTGAAGTCGACGAAGTATTCGAAGGAAAGAAAGACGAGAAATTGTCAATGCGCGAAGTCCAGGGCTTGGCCTACCTGGAAAGATGCATCAAAGAATCTCTGCGATTGTTTCCAAGTGTGCCGCTCGTATCTCGTCACATATCCGAAGACCTGCAACTCA agaACTATTTGGTGCCCGGAGGGACGGTCGTTAACGTTCACATTTACGACCTACACAGAGATCCCAACTTTTGGCCAGACCCTTTAGTCTTTGATCCGGACAGATTTTTACCCGAACAATCGCAAGGACGTCATCCGTTCGCCTTCGTGCCTTTCAGCGCTGGACCGCGAAACTGCATCG GTCAGAAATTTGCGATGCTGGAATTGAAGGTGCTGGTGGCGCATTTCTTGCACAATTTCTATTTGGAGCCGCTCGATTTTTCATGTGATGTAAAAATCGTTTCCGACTTGGTCATCCGGCTAACAAAACCTGTTCGCATGAAATTTGTCTCAAGATCAGAGAAGAATCATAAT attaaaaaatattttttactcggATATTTTTCTCCCCGCCAACGTCGGGTCTGCAGTCATTCGTGTTCGTACGTCCAAATGCATTATCTCACCATCGCGGACGCGTGTTCGTGTGCGTTCACAGCATCCGCGAGGTGGAGTTCGACGAGCGAGgggtatag CTCGATCGCGGGAGTTCTTTACGGATTACACTACTTGGTTCGCGGTGGCAGGAGAGGTGAACTTATAGATAAAATTCCCGGCCCACACGCCTGGCCTTTTATCGGTAATATCTTAATATTCCTAGTGTCTCACG CCGAATTGTGGAACTTGAGTCGCAGGCTGAACAAAGAGTATTACCCCATTAATCGGGTCTGGAGTGTCAAAGCTCCAGTAGTCAACGTTTTTCATCCGGACGACGTCGAG GCCTTGATTTCAAGCACGAAGCACATCGAAAAAAGCACTTTGTACTCTTTCCTCCATCCGTGGCTCGGCACCGGACTTTTGACTAGCAAAG GGAAAAAATGGCACGAACGAAGGAAAATCCTCACGCCGGCTTTTCACTTCAACGTACTGCAACAATTCGTGGCGATTTTCAACGAGCAGAGCGAGAAGCTCGTGAAATCGCTTTGCCTCGAGGGAGACGAAGTCGTCGACGATCTCGTCCACCTTCTCCACAAATTCACGCTCAACTCGATTTGCG AAACCGCGATGGGCGCGACGTCGGAGTTAAATGGGCAAGTTCAGAACGAATACAGATTTTGCGTTTCGAAAATGGGAGACATAACGCTTTACCG AATGCTAAGGCCTTGGTGGCACTCAAACTGGATGTTCAAGTTTTCCCAAAAGTTCAAATGTCAAGTTCGTGCGCTCAAAGTTCTTCACGGTTTTTCAACAAAT ATCATCAACGAGCGTAAACGATATCACGACGAGACCGGAGGTCAATTTTTACAAGGACTCGGCGGTGATGGAGATCCGGGCATTTACAGTTTCGACGACGAAAATGTCAAGG GCAAAGGACGCCCGGCTATGCTGGATCTCCTCATCTCAGCTTCCAGGCGTGAAGGCAGCATAGACGACGAAGGAATCAGAGAAGAAGTCGATACTTTCATATTCGAG GGTCACGACACTACGGCTATGGCGTTATGTTTCACGTTGATGCTGCTGGCCGAAAACGAAGACATTCAA GAAAAAGCGAGAATTGAGGTCGACGAGGTATTCGAAGGAAAGGAAGACGAGAAATTGTCAATGCGCGAAGTCCAGGGCTTGGCCTATCTGGAAAGATGCATCAAAGAATCTCTGCGATTGTTTCCAAGTGTGCCGTTCGTATCTCGTCACATATCCGAAGACCTGCAACTCA agaAGTATGTGGTCCCCGGGGGAACAATTGTTCACGTTCACATTTTCGACGTCCACAGGGATCCCAATTTCTGGCCAGACCCTTTAGTCTTTGATCCGGACAGATTTTTACCCGAACAATCGCAAGGACGTCATCCGTTCGCCTTCGTGCCTTTCAGCGCTGGACCGCGAAACTGCATCG GTCAGAAATTTGCGATGCTGGAGTTGAAGGTGCTGGTGGCGCATTTCTTGCACAATTTCTATTTGGAGCCGCTCGATTTTTCACGCGATGTACGAATCCTTCCCGACTTGGTTCTACGACCATCAAAGCCTATCCGCCTGAAATTTGTCCCGAGATTACAAAGTGATTAG